A stretch of the Rhizomicrobium sp. genome encodes the following:
- a CDS encoding SET domain-containing protein-lysine N-methyltransferase, with the protein MDKIAWVRFPGKGRGVVARAAIAAGEIVETSPVLPLALKDSECPGLDSYSLAWGEDVEGGLGPQKDCAIGLGYLSLYNHSAAPNVTFDHRYAAEEIAVRALRDIVAGEELTIDYGVPLWFDQTVS; encoded by the coding sequence ATGGACAAGATCGCCTGGGTCCGCTTTCCCGGCAAAGGCCGCGGCGTCGTCGCGCGCGCCGCCATCGCGGCCGGCGAGATCGTCGAGACCTCGCCCGTCCTGCCGCTGGCGCTCAAGGATTCCGAATGCCCCGGCCTCGACAGCTACAGCCTCGCCTGGGGCGAGGACGTCGAGGGCGGCCTCGGCCCGCAAAAGGATTGCGCCATCGGGCTGGGCTATCTGAGCCTCTACAACCATTCCGCCGCGCCCAACGTGACCTTCGACCACCGTTACGCCGCCGAGGAGATCGCGGTCCGCGCCCTGCGCGACATCGTGGCGGGCGAGGAGCTGACCATCGATTACGGCGTGCCGCTGTGGTTCGACCAGACGGTTTCCTGA
- a CDS encoding site-specific DNA-methyltransferase, with protein sequence MAHFELDRVIEGDCVESMRALPDGVADLVFADPPYNLQLKNELRRPDQSKVDAVDDAWDQFSSFAEYDRFTRAWLTEARRVMKDTGALWVIGSYHNIFRVGAILQDLGFWILNDVVWRKTNPMPNFRGRRFTNAHETLIWATKNPKQQYTFNYEAMKALNDELQMRSDWNLPICAGHERIKGADGSKAHSTQKPESLLHRVIVSSTKPGDVVLDPFFGSGTTGAVAKRLGRHFIGLERDKTYAKVARDRIAAVTRAPDDAIEVTRSKRSEPRIPFGWVVERGLLPPGTVLQGTQKRHKAKVRADGTLVTADATGSIHQMGAHVQGLDACNGWTFWQYEAGGKLIPIDYLRQQLRATVS encoded by the coding sequence ATGGCGCATTTCGAATTGGACCGGGTGATCGAAGGCGACTGCGTGGAGAGCATGCGGGCGCTGCCGGACGGCGTCGCCGACCTCGTCTTCGCCGACCCGCCCTACAACCTCCAGCTCAAGAACGAGCTGCGCCGCCCCGACCAGTCCAAGGTCGACGCCGTCGACGACGCATGGGACCAGTTCTCCAGCTTCGCCGAATACGACCGCTTCACGCGCGCCTGGCTGACCGAGGCCCGCCGGGTGATGAAGGACACCGGCGCGCTGTGGGTGATCGGCTCCTACCACAACATCTTCCGGGTCGGCGCGATCCTGCAGGACCTGGGCTTCTGGATCCTCAACGACGTGGTGTGGCGCAAGACCAACCCGATGCCGAATTTCCGCGGCCGCCGCTTCACCAACGCGCATGAGACGCTGATCTGGGCGACCAAGAACCCGAAGCAGCAATACACCTTCAACTACGAAGCGATGAAGGCGCTGAACGACGAGCTGCAGATGCGCTCGGACTGGAACCTGCCGATCTGCGCCGGGCATGAGCGCATCAAGGGCGCCGACGGCAGCAAGGCGCATTCGACCCAGAAGCCCGAGTCGCTGCTGCATCGGGTGATCGTGTCGTCGACCAAGCCCGGCGACGTCGTGCTCGACCCGTTCTTCGGCTCCGGCACCACGGGCGCCGTCGCCAAGCGGCTCGGCCGCCATTTCATCGGCCTGGAGCGCGACAAGACCTACGCGAAAGTCGCGCGCGATCGCATCGCCGCCGTCACAAGGGCGCCGGACGACGCCATCGAGGTCACGCGCTCCAAGCGCTCCGAGCCACGCATCCCGTTCGGCTGGGTGGTCGAGCGCGGCCTGCTGCCGCCCGGCACCGTGCTGCAAGGCACGCAGAAGCGTCACAAGGCCAAGGTCCGCGCCGACGGCACGCTGGTCACCGCCGACGCCACCGGCTCGATCCACCAGATGGGTGCGCATGTGCAGGGCCTCGACGCCTGCAATGGCTGGACGTTCTGGCAGTACGAGGCGGGCGGCAAGCTGATCCCGATCGACTATCTGCGCCAGCAGCTACGCGCGACGGTATCCTGA
- a CDS encoding DUF721 domain-containing protein: protein MAQPPSNRQQGDADAPPQRRGRAGEVGGDATLAARSIFARHGFTDPTLVLRWTEIAGPETARLARPIKLSEGPAGGILTLKAEPAAALFLQHDSRALCARINAYLGRVAVAKLRFVQGPLAMKLPPPPKRPTPAEPPASDPARRWAGPPRLGEALLNLARRRGSTPD from the coding sequence ATGGCGCAACCGCCGAGCAACAGACAACAGGGTGACGCCGATGCGCCGCCGCAGCGCCGCGGCCGCGCCGGCGAAGTCGGCGGCGACGCGACGCTCGCGGCGCGCAGCATCTTCGCGCGCCACGGCTTCACAGATCCGACTTTGGTGCTGCGCTGGACCGAGATCGCCGGGCCGGAGACCGCGCGTCTCGCCCGTCCCATCAAGCTGAGCGAAGGCCCCGCCGGCGGCATCCTCACCCTCAAGGCGGAGCCCGCCGCCGCGCTCTTCCTGCAGCATGACAGCCGCGCGCTGTGCGCCCGGATCAACGCCTATCTCGGCCGCGTCGCGGTCGCCAAGCTGCGCTTCGTCCAAGGCCCCCTGGCGATGAAGTTGCCGCCGCCGCCCAAGCGCCCCACGCCGGCCGAGCCGCCCGCCAGCGATCCCGCCCGCCGCTGGGCCGGCCCGCCCCGATTGGGCGAGGCCCTGCTCAATCTGGCCCGCCGGCGCGGTTCCACGCCCGATTGA
- a CDS encoding DsbA family protein codes for MSRNQLLLGILVVALVILGGAAWYVMNSPTADISPTASAPGANALAADERTLGNPKAPIVAIEYAAPMCPHCARFNEEGIPELKARYIDTGKVFYIFRVFPIGQQDIAAESLARCLPADNYFAFIDQLYRNQKNWDPEYGITDPEAGLVAQARIAGMSGDQAEACMKDKDKNARVMAVAQEAQTRFGISGTPTFVINGEVQTPGAPWADVKAKLDSLLAKK; via the coding sequence GTGAGTCGCAATCAGCTTCTTCTCGGCATTCTTGTCGTCGCCCTCGTGATTCTGGGCGGCGCGGCCTGGTACGTCATGAACAGCCCGACCGCCGACATCTCGCCGACCGCCAGCGCGCCCGGCGCCAACGCCCTGGCCGCGGACGAGCGCACGCTGGGCAATCCCAAGGCCCCCATCGTCGCCATCGAATATGCCGCACCGATGTGCCCGCACTGCGCGCGCTTCAACGAAGAGGGCATTCCCGAGCTGAAAGCCCGCTATATCGACACCGGCAAGGTGTTTTACATCTTCCGCGTCTTCCCGATCGGCCAGCAGGACATCGCGGCCGAGTCGCTCGCCCGCTGTTTGCCTGCGGATAACTATTTCGCATTCATTGACCAGCTCTACCGGAATCAGAAGAACTGGGACCCGGAGTACGGAATCACCGACCCCGAGGCCGGACTCGTGGCCCAGGCCCGTATCGCGGGCATGAGCGGCGACCAGGCCGAAGCGTGCATGAAGGACAAGGACAAGAATGCCCGGGTCATGGCCGTCGCACAGGAGGCCCAGACGCGGTTCGGTATCAGCGGCACGCCGACCTTCGTCATCAACGGCGAAGTTCAGACTCCCGGCGCGCCCTGGGCGGACGTGAAGGCGAAGTTGGATTCACTGCTGGCGAAGAAGTAG
- the mutY gene encoding A/G-specific adenine glycosylase — protein MPATTTKKQKTKHVDAQQLLAWYDRHRRTLPWRAPAGRKADPYHVWLSEIMLQQTTVQAVGAYYVKFLKAWPTVTALAAASQDDVLTAWAGLGYYARARNLHAAAKVVAGEMAGRFPQTYDGLRALPGVGDYTAGAIAAIAFDLPHAAMDANAERVIARVFAIDEPLPKSKPAMRMALQALVPATRAGDFAQALMDLGSAICSPKRPSCERCPWAQGCEARRRGIQEALPVKAAKMVRPLKRGAAFVARDAQGAVLLVKRPEKGLLGNMMQPPLGPWGEDFPTTAEARSQAPFDAEWRKRTGIVTHGFTHFELEIEVYVAEIAGSPLSSPASRASARRGKGTQATKSERSLTPGSPSPRNAPHCSAGDDSGVWVADLATVALPTVMKKIVAHAFPDDGPLFASGYRRA, from the coding sequence ATGCCCGCCACGACCACGAAGAAGCAAAAGACAAAGCACGTCGACGCACAGCAATTGCTCGCCTGGTACGACCGCCATCGCCGCACGCTGCCTTGGCGCGCCCCGGCCGGGCGCAAGGCGGATCCCTATCATGTGTGGCTCAGCGAGATCATGCTGCAGCAGACCACGGTGCAGGCGGTCGGCGCGTATTACGTCAAGTTCCTCAAGGCCTGGCCGACGGTGACGGCACTGGCGGCGGCGTCGCAGGACGACGTCCTGACCGCCTGGGCGGGGCTCGGCTATTATGCCCGGGCGCGCAACCTGCACGCCGCGGCGAAAGTCGTGGCGGGCGAGATGGCGGGGCGCTTTCCGCAGACCTATGACGGCCTGCGCGCGCTGCCCGGCGTTGGCGATTATACGGCGGGCGCGATCGCGGCGATCGCTTTCGACCTGCCGCATGCCGCGATGGATGCCAATGCCGAGCGCGTCATCGCGCGGGTGTTCGCGATCGACGAGCCCTTGCCGAAATCGAAACCCGCGATGCGGATGGCGTTGCAGGCGCTGGTGCCGGCGACGCGGGCGGGGGATTTCGCCCAGGCGCTGATGGATCTGGGCTCGGCGATCTGTTCGCCCAAGCGGCCGTCCTGCGAGCGCTGCCCGTGGGCACAAGGCTGCGAGGCGCGGCGGCGCGGCATTCAGGAGGCACTGCCGGTCAAGGCCGCGAAGATGGTGCGGCCGCTGAAGCGCGGTGCGGCGTTCGTGGCGCGCGATGCACAGGGCGCGGTGCTGCTGGTCAAGCGGCCGGAGAAGGGCCTGCTCGGCAACATGATGCAGCCCCCGCTGGGGCCGTGGGGCGAGGACTTTCCCACGACGGCAGAGGCGCGGAGCCAGGCGCCGTTCGACGCCGAGTGGAGAAAACGCACCGGCATCGTGACGCACGGCTTCACGCATTTCGAACTGGAGATCGAAGTGTATGTGGCGGAGATCGCTGGTTCTCCGCTGTCATCCCCGGCGAGCCGCGCGTCAGCGCGGCGAGGGAAGGGGACCCAGGCCACCAAATCTGAGCGGTCTTTGACGCCTGGGTCCCCTTCCCCTCGCAATGCTCCGCATTGCTCGGCCGGGGATGACAGCGGTGTTTGGGTCGCAGATCTCGCGACTGTCGCACTGCCGACGGTCATGAAGAAGATCGTCGCGCATGCCTTCCCGGATGACGGCCCGCTCTTCGCCTCAGGATACCGTCGCGCGTAG
- a CDS encoding ribonuclease HII, which produces MPHYIYESRVLKRIVTGLVAGVDEAGRGPLAGPVVAAAVILDRKKVPKGLNDSKQLDAETREALYAHITFSAIAVGVGEATVDEIDLINIRQATHQAMARAVRALSFAPAFALVDGNDAPALPCPCDTIVEGDAKSVSIAAASIIAKVTRDRMMVALHEAHPHYGWLKNKGYGTPEHLSALNRHGPCHHHRRSFAPVHNILYGGNPQDSTITP; this is translated from the coding sequence ATGCCGCACTACATCTACGAGTCGCGCGTGCTGAAGCGGATCGTCACCGGCCTCGTCGCCGGGGTGGACGAAGCCGGCCGCGGCCCGCTGGCCGGTCCCGTCGTGGCGGCGGCGGTGATCCTCGACCGCAAGAAAGTGCCGAAGGGCCTCAACGATTCCAAGCAGCTCGATGCCGAGACGCGCGAGGCGCTCTACGCCCACATCACCTTCAGCGCGATCGCGGTCGGGGTCGGCGAGGCGACGGTCGACGAGATCGACCTCATCAACATCCGCCAGGCGACGCACCAGGCGATGGCGCGCGCGGTGCGGGCGCTGAGCTTCGCGCCGGCCTTCGCGCTGGTCGACGGCAATGATGCACCCGCGCTGCCCTGCCCCTGCGATACCATCGTCGAGGGCGACGCCAAATCGGTCTCCATCGCCGCCGCCTCGATCATCGCCAAGGTCACCCGCGACCGGATGATGGTCGCGCTGCATGAGGCCCATCCCCATTACGGCTGGCTCAAGAACAAGGGCTACGGCACGCCGGAGCATCTTTCCGCGCTCAATCGCCACGGCCCGTGCCACCACCACCGGCGCAGTTTCGCCCCTGTGCACAACATCTTGTACGGTGGGAATCCTCAGGACTCTACGATAACGCCCTGA
- a CDS encoding sigma-70 family RNA polymerase sigma factor → MDDSALVGRAAAKDVAAFSQLARGHQSKVRGLLLRLTRGNHALADDLAQETFLEAWRGLGNFRGDSAFSTWLYRIAYSRFLMHARKRQDAPLGDWHGEAPSGEGAALARIDLERAFARLSAPESAALTLCFALGLSNTEAAQALDMPLGTLKSHVLRGREKLKATLGDPS, encoded by the coding sequence ATGGATGACAGCGCGCTGGTCGGACGCGCGGCGGCGAAGGACGTCGCCGCCTTCAGCCAGCTTGCGCGCGGCCATCAGTCCAAGGTGCGCGGCCTGCTGCTGCGGCTGACCCGCGGCAACCACGCGCTGGCCGACGATTTGGCGCAGGAGACCTTCCTCGAAGCCTGGCGCGGGCTCGGCAATTTTCGCGGCGACAGCGCCTTCTCGACCTGGCTCTACCGCATCGCCTATTCGCGCTTCCTGATGCATGCACGCAAGCGCCAGGACGCGCCGCTCGGCGACTGGCACGGCGAAGCACCGAGCGGCGAAGGCGCCGCCCTCGCCCGCATCGATCTGGAACGCGCCTTCGCGAGACTCTCGGCGCCGGAGAGCGCGGCGCTGACCCTGTGCTTCGCGCTCGGCCTCTCGAACACCGAGGCGGCGCAGGCGCTCGACATGCCGCTCGGCACGCTCAAATCGCATGTGCTGCGCGGCCGCGAGAAACTCAAAGCGACCCTGGGAGATCCGTCATGA